Genomic DNA from Dehalococcoidia bacterium:
GGCGTCTTGCTCGTCTTCGCCGCGGTCATCGATCGCTTCCTCGCGGAAGAAGAGATCGTCGTCGAGGAGGACGGTTCCGCATCCAAAAACGATACGTAGCACCCCAATCAGTGACCGTCGTAGACCAACGTCCCGCCGATCCATGTCCGTGCGACGCGCAGCTCCGGCGTCAGCGCCACCAGGTCCGCGCGGTACCCGGGCGCCACCCGTCCGCGGTCGTCGGCAACGCCGATCGCCTGCGCGGGGTTGAGCGAGGCCATCGCCGCTGCTTCGCGCAGATCGGCGCCGCCCAGCCGCACCGCGTTGCGCAGACAGACGTCCATGGTGGCGATACTGCCCGCCAGCGTGCCGTCCGCTGCCAGCGCTCGCCCGTCACGCACGGCCAGAGGCTGCCCGGCCAGCTCGAACTGCCCCGAAGCCGCACCGGCCGCCTCGATCCCGTCGGTCACGAGCACGATATTGGCTGCGCCACGCGCGGCGAGCAGCAGGCGCATGGCGCCGGCCGCGACGTGCACGCCGTCGGCGATCAGCTCGCAGCGCACGCCCGGTGCGGTAAGTGCAGCCGCTACCGGCCCCGGATTACGATGCATGAAGGGCCGCATGGCGTTGAAGCAGTGCGTGACATGGCGGGCGCCTAACTCGAAGCCGCGCAGCATCTCCTCGTAGGAGGCGTCCGTGTGGCCGAGGCTTGGCCGCACGTCGCTGCGGACAGCCTCCTCGATCACCTCCCTCGCCCCCGGCAGCTCCGGCGCGATCGTCAGCAAGCTCAGGTGTCCATCCGCGGCCTGAGCAAAGCGCGAAATCTGGCGCACGTCCGGCGGCAGCAGCCAGGAAGAAGCGAAGGCGCCGCGCCTGCGCGGGCTGAGATACGGCCCTTCGAGGTGAAAGCCCAGCAGTTGGGCGCCGGCGCCGATCTGGCCGGCCAGGTCGGCGCCCCGCCGCAGTGACCCCTCGATCGCCTCGGCCGTTGCGCCGATCGTGCCGGCGAGAAAGGCGGTTACTCCATGCCGCGGCGCCCAGCGTGCGTAGCCCAGAACCCGCTCCGGATGCGAGCCAATAAGGGAATGGCCGCCGCCGCCGTGCACGTGCACGTCAACAAAGCCGGGGACGAGCGTCAGACCGTGCAAATCGACCGGTTCGGCGGCCGGCGCCTCCACGTCTGCTCCAACGGCGACGATGCGGCCGCCGTCGATCAGTACCGCCGCGCGCGTCAGCCGGCGCTCGGGCGTCAGCACCTCGGCATTGCGCAGCAGCCGTGCCGTCATCGCGCCTCTATCGTGGCGATCTCCTGGCGCGGCAGAGGCCTACAGCCCGCCGACGAAGCGCCCTGGACTGAGCACCGCGTCCGGGTCATATGCCTGCTTCAGCCGGCGCATCAACGCAAGGTCCGGCGCAGCGAAGCCCCAGGCGTCGATCGTCCGCGCCAGCGCCGCCGGGGCGCGCTCGACGACCAGGTGCCCGCCGATCGCCGCCAACTCCGCCCGGGCAGCGGCGATCGCAGCGTGCGCCCCGGCCGCGGGCGCCTCGCGCCAGAATCCCCGCGCCGTGCCGCGCCCCGGCCTCGCCAGGATCGCCGGCATGTCCGCCTCGGGAAGTGTCAACGCTTCGAGGACGGCTACGGCGTGTGCGGTTTGCGCCGGTAGAACCGAAGCGCGCAGGATCACCGCCGCTGCCTGATCAGCGCTGCGCCCGTAGTCGCGGATGCCGTCGAACAGCCGGGCACGTTGCTCCGGCTCCAGCGCTGTGACCACGGGAGCGCCGGCCTGCGTGCAGAGCGTCATCGTGTCGCGCGTCTGCCGCTGCACCGCGTCAAAGGCCCCGAGAAAGAGGGCCGCCAGGAGCCACTGTCCGTGCTCCGGCTCGGCGCGCGACCCCGTGGCCAGGGCGGCGCCCGCCCGCGGCCCCAGCAGCTCCAGCGCCGCGGGAAAGAGCTGGCTCGCCAGTAGCTGCTGCGCCGCCGTGTGCGCCGCCGCCAGTGAATCGAACGTTGCCACCAGCGACCCCTGGCCGGCAAGACTGGGCCAGAGCTTGAACGTCACCTCGGTGATGATCCCCAGCGTGCCCAGCCCGCCGATGTGCAGCTTGGCAAGATCGTAGCCGGCGACGTTCTTCACGACTTTGCCGCCGGAGCGCGCCAGCCCCTGCCTCGGCAATGCCGTCTGCATGCCGATCACCAGGTCGCGGCCGGTGCCGTAGCGCAGCGCCCGCGGCCCGGCAGCGTCACACGCCAGGGCGCCGCCGATCGTGGCCCGCCGCGGCAGGGGAACATCCAACGGCAGCATCTGCCCGCGCTCGGCCAGCAGCGTCGCCACCGTATCCAGGGTGACTCCCGCCTGCACGGTCAGCGTCAAGTCGTCCGGCTGGTAGTCGACCACGGCGTTCAGCGCCGAAAGATCGACGAGCGCGTCCAGCCGCACTGGCGGGTTGCCCAGGTCGAGCATGGTGCCGCCGCCCAGAGCCGCCAGCGCCCAGCCGCGCTCGCCGGCGAGGCGCAGTACGTCTGCCACCTCCGCGGCGCTCGTGGGGCGTACGGAGATAGTCGGGCGCACGCCCGCCAGTTCGTAGCCGTCGAGCGCGCCGCCATCCAGCACCCGCGCTCCGGGAAGCGTCTCGCGCAGCGTCGCGGCGATCGCCGTGGCAGTCATGCTCGGCAGCTACACATAGTAGTCGGCGGCCAGCAGCTGCGCCCCGTGGCTGCCCAGGCCGACCTCGCCGCAGCCGGCGTGTGCTGGAAACGCCTTACAGGGGTTCAGCAGCGGCTCCGAACGAAAGGCCGACTTCAGCGTCTTCATCGCCGCCAGGTCGGCCGCGGAGAACGTAAGCGGCATGTACTCGCGCTTCTCCAGGCCGATGCCGTGCTCGCCGGAAAGCGAGCCGCCGGCGGATGCGCAGAGGCGCAGGATCTCGCCGCCCGCTTCCAGCACCTTTTCCGTGGCGCCGGGCACGCGCTCGTCGAAGAGGATGTTGGGGTGCAGGTTGCCGTCGCCCGCATGGAAGACGTTGGCGACGGTGAAGCCGTAGCGTTCGCCGATCGCATAGACCTCGTCCACGACGCGCATCAACTGCGTGCGCGGCACCACGCCGTCGAGAATGTAGTAGTTGGGGAAGAGCGAACCGAAGGCGCCGAAGGCGCCCTTGCGCCCCGCCCAGAGCTTCTCACGCTCGGCTTTCGTCGCGGCCTGGCGCACCTCGCGTGCGCCGAACTCGACGCACAGGTTCTCGATCTCGGCCGCCGCCGTGTCGACGAACTCGTTCAAGCCGTCCACTTCGATCAGGAGCACCGCCTCCGCGTCGAGCGGAAAGCCGCAGTGCAGCACCGGCTCGACCGCCTTGATGCAGACGCGGTCGATCATCTCCAGCGCCGCGGGCACGTAGCCGCGGCGGATCACCGCCGAAACCGTGCTGCTCGCCGCATTGACCGAATCGAAGATCGCCAGCAGCGTGCGCACCGACTCCTGTTCGCGCAGCAGCCGTACGCAGATCTTGGTCGCGATCGCCAGCGTGCCCTCTGAGCCGACGACGATGCCGGTGAGGTCATAGCCGGGCCGCTCGCGCCCCCAGCCGCCGACGCGCACGATCTCGCCGTCGGCCAGCACGAGCTCGAGGCCGAGCACGTGGTTCGTGGTCACGCCGTAGAGCAGGCAGTGCGGGCCGCCGGAGTTTTCGGCGACGTTGCCGCCGATCGTGCAGGCCTTCTGGCTGGACGGATCGGGCGCGTAGTAGAGCCCGTGCCTGGCGACCGCTTTGGACAACTCGAGGTTGACCAGCCCCGGCTCGACCACGGCGATGCGGTTTTCCAGGTCAAGCTCGAGGACGCGCTTCATGCGCGTCATGACGAGCACGATGCCGCCTTCGGTCGCCAGGGCGCCGCCGGAGAGGCCGGTGCCGGCGCCGCGCGGCACGATCGGCAGGCCGTCGCGCGCCGCGATCTTGACCACCTCCGAGACCTGCTCAGCCGAAGTGGGGAAGACCACGGCCGAGGGCCAGCCGCGGTCGATCGTGCCATCGTACTCGAAGGCGATCAGGTCGTCCGGCTCGGTGATCACGTTCGCCTTGCCAAGCATCTTCTGCAGGTCGTGGACGGTGCGACGGTCGATCACGCGAACGCTCCTCCCGGCGCCGGCGCGTGCTCCGGCCGGAACATCAGTGTATCGCGGTGTCGGCAGGGCGTCATCGCGGCCCGGGCAATGCTCACGGCCTATCGCTCCAGCCTTCGTCGGTACGCGGGTTCCACGATGTGCAGAAACTCGCGGTGCCGGCGGATGTATGCGCTGACGAAGGGGCAGAGCGGGATGACGGTGAGGCCTTGCGAGCGGGCATCCTCCAGCGCGGCTGCTGCGAGCAGGCTGGCGAGCCCGTGCCCTTCGAGCGGCGGCGGCACCTCGGTGTGGGTAAAGATGATCCGCTCGCCCTCGCGCCGGTACTCGACGAAGGCGGTCAAGCCGTCGCGCTGCACCTCGTAGCGCTTTTCTGTCGGGTTGTCGTGTACCGACGGCTTCTCGCCCGGCATCCTCGACCCCGCCCTGTCGTTCGTGAGCGCCGCGGCGACGTTCACCCGTACGCCGAGCGTACGCCATTCGACTCAGGATGGCACCATCGGCGGCGTATCATTCAAGCCGCGGGTAGTGGATGGAGCGGATGGCGCTTACGGTCGGCGAGATCCAGGCGGCTCAGCTGCGGCTGACCGGCGTGGTGCGCACCACGCCGCTGCTGGAGTCGCGCTGGTGGAGCGCGGTGGCGGGGGCGCCGATCTGGCTGAAGGCCGAGAACCTGCAACGCACGGGCTCGTTCAAGATCCGCGGCGCCTCCAACATGATTGGCCAGCTCTCGCCGGAGCAGCGGGCGCGCGGGGTGATCGCGGCGAGCGCGGGCAATCATGCCCAGGGTGTCGCCGTCGCGGCGCAGGCGGCGGGCATTCCAGCGCTGGTCGTGATGCCGGAGACGGCGCCGTTCGCGAAGGTCGAGGCGACCCGCGGCTACGGCGCCGAGATCGTTCAAGCCGGCGCGAGCTATCAGGAAGCCGCGGCGGCGATGGAGTTGATCGCCGCGGAGCGCGGCCTGACGGTGGTGCCCGCCTTCGACGACGAGCGCATCATCGCCGGGCAGGGGACGCTGGGGCTGGAGGTGGTCGAGCAGCTCCCCGATCTGGATCTCGTGATCGTGCCCGTGGGCGGGGGTGGGCTGGCCAGCGGCGTCGCCATCGCCGTGAAGAGCCTGCGGCCGCGGGCGCGCGTGATCGGCGTGCAGGCAGCAGCGGCCCCCGCGGCGGCGCGCTCGCTGCGCCGCGGCGCGGTCGAGTCGGTGAGTGCCACACTCACCGTCGCCGACGGCATTGCGGTGGCCCGCCCGGGTGCGATCACTTTCCCCCTGCTGCAACGGTACCTGGATGAGATCGTGGTGGTCGGCGAGGAGGCGATCTCCGAGGCGATTGTCGGGCTGATGGAGTACTCCAAGCTCGTCGTCGAGGGCGCCGGCGCGGTGGGCATCGCCGCTCTGCTGCGCGGCAAGATTCGCTGCGCCGGGCAAACGACGGTGGTTGTGCTCAGCGGGGGTAACCTCGACTTCAACCTGCTGGCACGGATAATCGAGCACGGCCTCGGCCAGTCGGGCCGCTACCTCAATCTGCGCGTGGCCATGGACGACCGGCCCGGTCGTCTGGCAAATGCTCTGGCGGTCCTGGCCGGGGCCGGCGCCAACGTGCTCGATGTGCAGCACCGCCGCACCGGCTCCGAGCTGACTTTCGGCCAGGTCGAAGTCGAGCTCCTGCTGGAAACGCGCAACCCTGCCCACGCCGAGGCCGTCTGCGCCGCGCTGCGCGACGCCGGCTACCGCGAAGACCCCGGTGAGCCGCGCCGCGGCCGCCGCTTCGTAATCTCCGCATGATCCGCACGAGGCGCTGAGCGCCGCGTCGCTTCGCCGGAATTGCCTCATTCGCCGATCCGCCGAACTCGACTGCTTCCCTACCGCCTTGCGTTGTGCCCGCGTAGAATGCTGCCAAACGGCAGAAGGGCGGTAGCAGCAGTGGCCTACACCGAGATCCTCTACGACACGGCCGAGGGCGTGGCGACGATCACGCTGAACAAGCCCGAAAAAATGAACGCGTTCAGCTCGAAGATGATCGAAGAGTGGACGGACGCGATCGACCGTTCGCGCCTCGACGACAGCGTGCGTGCCGTGATCGTCACCGGCGCCGGCCGCGGCTTCTGCTCCGGCATGGACGTGGCGGCCGAAGCCGGCGGTCGTGGCGTGCTGCGCACGGAGACCGGCCCGGCCGCCGCGCGCAACAGCCTGCGCTTCAACGTGCACCGCGTGGCGCGGGCGCTGCAGATCCTCGACAAGCCCTATATCGCCGCGGTGAATGGCCCGGCCGCCGGCGCGGGGATGGATATGGCCTCTATGGCTGATCTGCGCTTCTGCTCCGACACGGCGCGCTTCACCATGGCCTACGTGAAGATGGGCCTTATCCCCGGCGACGGCGGCGCTTACTTCCTGCCGCGCATCGTCGGACTGAGTAAGGCGCTCGAGCTGATCTGGACGGGCGACCTGTTCGGCGCCGAGGAGGCGCTGCGCATCGGCTACGTGAGCAAGGTCTTCCCCGCCGAGTCGTTGATGGAGGAGACACGCGCCTTTGCGCAGCGGCTCGCCGAGGGCCCGGCCGTCGCCATCCAGCTTGCCAAGCGGCTGGCCTACCGCAGCGCCGACGCCACGCTCGAGCAGGCGCTTGACCTGGCGCAGTCCGCGATGGTGATCACGCAGTCCACCGATGACGCCAAGGAAGGCCCGCGCGCCTTCATGGAGAAACGCAAGCCGAACTTCCAGGGACGCTAGGTTACAGGTTACCGGTGACGGGTGACAGGAGGGTTCATCGGCGGTCCCCACTGTGACCTCTTACCCGTCGCCTGAAGAGGCGCTCAGCGATGGATTTCTCCTTCTCGCCCGCGCAGAACCGCTTCCGGCAGGAGGTCCGCGACTTCCTGCGCGAGCATCTGCCGGCCGGCTTCAACGTGCGCAACGACCGCGAGGCGCTCTCGAACGAGGAGTTCGCCTTCAGCCAGCGGTTCGCGCAGAAGCTGGCGGCGAAGGGCTGGCTGACGATGTCCTGGCCGCAGGCCTACGGCGGCCGCGCTGCCGACCCGATGGACCAGCTGGTCTACAACGAGGAGATGGGCTACTCCGGCGCACC
This window encodes:
- the nagA gene encoding N-acetylglucosamine-6-phosphate deacetylase, whose amino-acid sequence is MTARLLRNAEVLTPERRLTRAAVLIDGGRIVAVGADVEAPAAEPVDLHGLTLVPGFVDVHVHGGGGHSLIGSHPERVLGYARWAPRHGVTAFLAGTIGATAEAIEGSLRRGADLAGQIGAGAQLLGFHLEGPYLSPRRRGAFASSWLLPPDVRQISRFAQAADGHLSLLTIAPELPGAREVIEEAVRSDVRPSLGHTDASYEEMLRGFELGARHVTHCFNAMRPFMHRNPGPVAAALTAPGVRCELIADGVHVAAGAMRLLLAARGAANIVLVTDGIEAAGAASGQFELAGQPLAVRDGRALAADGTLAGSIATMDVCLRNAVRLGGADLREAAAMASLNPAQAIGVADDRGRVAPGYRADLVALTPELRVARTWIGGTLVYDGH
- a CDS encoding FAD-binding oxidoreductase; the protein is MTATAIAATLRETLPGARVLDGGALDGYELAGVRPTISVRPTSAAEVADVLRLAGERGWALAALGGGTMLDLGNPPVRLDALVDLSALNAVVDYQPDDLTLTVQAGVTLDTVATLLAERGQMLPLDVPLPRRATIGGALACDAAGPRALRYGTGRDLVIGMQTALPRQGLARSGGKVVKNVAGYDLAKLHIGGLGTLGIITEVTFKLWPSLAGQGSLVATFDSLAAAHTAAQQLLASQLFPAALELLGPRAGAALATGSRAEPEHGQWLLAALFLGAFDAVQRQTRDTMTLCTQAGAPVVTALEPEQRARLFDGIRDYGRSADQAAAVILRASVLPAQTAHAVAVLEALTLPEADMPAILARPGRGTARGFWREAPAAGAHAAIAAARAELAAIGGHLVVERAPAALARTIDAWGFAAPDLALMRRLKQAYDPDAVLSPGRFVGGL
- a CDS encoding FAD-linked oxidase C-terminal domain-containing protein, producing MIDRRTVHDLQKMLGKANVITEPDDLIAFEYDGTIDRGWPSAVVFPTSAEQVSEVVKIAARDGLPIVPRGAGTGLSGGALATEGGIVLVMTRMKRVLELDLENRIAVVEPGLVNLELSKAVARHGLYYAPDPSSQKACTIGGNVAENSGGPHCLLYGVTTNHVLGLELVLADGEIVRVGGWGRERPGYDLTGIVVGSEGTLAIATKICVRLLREQESVRTLLAIFDSVNAASSTVSAVIRRGYVPAALEMIDRVCIKAVEPVLHCGFPLDAEAVLLIEVDGLNEFVDTAAAEIENLCVEFGAREVRQAATKAEREKLWAGRKGAFGAFGSLFPNYYILDGVVPRTQLMRVVDEVYAIGERYGFTVANVFHAGDGNLHPNILFDERVPGATEKVLEAGGEILRLCASAGGSLSGEHGIGLEKREYMPLTFSAADLAAMKTLKSAFRSEPLLNPCKAFPAHAGCGEVGLGSHGAQLLAADYYV
- a CDS encoding GNAT family N-acetyltransferase; this translates as MNVAAALTNDRAGSRMPGEKPSVHDNPTEKRYEVQRDGLTAFVEYRREGERIIFTHTEVPPPLEGHGLASLLAAAALEDARSQGLTVIPLCPFVSAYIRRHREFLHIVEPAYRRRLER
- the ilvA gene encoding threonine ammonia-lyase, which gives rise to MALTVGEIQAAQLRLTGVVRTTPLLESRWWSAVAGAPIWLKAENLQRTGSFKIRGASNMIGQLSPEQRARGVIAASAGNHAQGVAVAAQAAGIPALVVMPETAPFAKVEATRGYGAEIVQAGASYQEAAAAMELIAAERGLTVVPAFDDERIIAGQGTLGLEVVEQLPDLDLVIVPVGGGGLASGVAIAVKSLRPRARVIGVQAAAAPAAARSLRRGAVESVSATLTVADGIAVARPGAITFPLLQRYLDEIVVVGEEAISEAIVGLMEYSKLVVEGAGAVGIAALLRGKIRCAGQTTVVVLSGGNLDFNLLARIIEHGLGQSGRYLNLRVAMDDRPGRLANALAVLAGAGANVLDVQHRRTGSELTFGQVEVELLLETRNPAHAEAVCAALRDAGYREDPGEPRRGRRFVISA
- a CDS encoding enoyl-CoA hydratase-related protein yields the protein MAYTEILYDTAEGVATITLNKPEKMNAFSSKMIEEWTDAIDRSRLDDSVRAVIVTGAGRGFCSGMDVAAEAGGRGVLRTETGPAAARNSLRFNVHRVARALQILDKPYIAAVNGPAAGAGMDMASMADLRFCSDTARFTMAYVKMGLIPGDGGAYFLPRIVGLSKALELIWTGDLFGAEEALRIGYVSKVFPAESLMEETRAFAQRLAEGPAVAIQLAKRLAYRSADATLEQALDLAQSAMVITQSTDDAKEGPRAFMEKRKPNFQGR